From the Rhodothalassiaceae bacterium genome, one window contains:
- a CDS encoding DNA-directed DNA polymerase: MEASRANGTPENGLSPFVHLRVHSAYSLLEGALHIAEIARLCREHRMPAVAVTDSANLFGALEFSETMAKAGVQPIIGVTLPVVWDGEEEAHAARRPGRALPKIVLLVQDETGYRNLLKIVSRAHLDSADPHQPATSLDRLAAHHAGLICLSGGIEGPVGEAVLAGDLAGAEARARRLAELFPGRFYMELQRHGLAAEARAEPHFIAFAYAHDWPLVATNQCYFPDPGMYEAHDALLCIKEGTVVAESARRRVTREHWFKSGAKMAALFADLPEAVRNTLVIARRCAFRPRPHKPILPRFESPEGLSEEELLRRRAESGLENRLASHVFRPDDDAATRERKARPYRERLAYELDVITRMGFAGYFLIVSDFISWAKEQRIPVGPGRGSGAGSLVAWALRITELDPLRFSLLFERFLNPERVSMPDFDIDFCQERREEVIRYVQSKYGADRVAQIITFGKLQARAVLRDVGRVLEQPYPVTDRLCKLVPNNPADPKTLAEVLEEEPRLAEARRRDPLTDAVITRALRLEGLYRHASTHAAGVVIGDRPLDELIPLYRDPRADMPVTQFNMKWVEQAGLVKFDFLGLKTLTVLRRAAEFVAGTRGVEVDLDRIPLDDPATFAMLGRGETAGVFQLESAGMRQVLKELKPDKFEDIIAIVALYRPGPMDNIPLYVNRKHGREPIDYPHPLLEDVLKETYGVIIYQEQVMQIAQILAGYTLGEADLLRRAMGKKIKAEMDRQRSRFVEGAAERGVDRQKAEEIFELVAKFAGYGFNKSHAAAYALVAYQTAYMKAHFPEEFMAASMALDVAHTDKLAAFAKEVRAMQIPLLAPDINRSHANFAVERLGDGRLAIRYALAAIKGVGEKAMEAVVAAREKGGPFRSLADFARRVDPQLLNRRQIEQLAAAGAFDALEPERARVHAGAEAIMRLAQERAEARARGQSSLFGEETLGGDELRLPEAEAWSVRERLAKEQEAIGFYLSEHPLSAYRDALARLRVRSSVELADPDAGFAEGQVVKLAGVIDGYHERRARQSGDRFGVLRLSDADGGFEVLVFREQLEVARHLVDRNLPVLVEAELRRRNGEEEWRLQARSLADLDAALARIGMRVVVRLADPAAAAVLARALEPARGGRGLVEAVVPIGEGCEAVIELGRGFEINPLLIGELARLPGVLAAGEA, translated from the coding sequence ATGGAGGCTTCACGCGCGAACGGGACGCCGGAGAACGGGCTGTCGCCCTTCGTCCATCTCAGGGTGCACAGCGCCTATTCGCTGCTCGAGGGTGCGCTGCACATCGCGGAGATCGCCAGGCTGTGCCGGGAACACCGCATGCCGGCCGTCGCCGTGACCGATTCGGCCAATCTCTTCGGCGCCCTCGAATTCTCCGAGACCATGGCGAAAGCCGGCGTCCAGCCGATCATCGGCGTCACCCTGCCGGTCGTCTGGGACGGGGAGGAAGAGGCCCACGCGGCGCGCCGGCCCGGGCGCGCCTTGCCGAAGATCGTGCTGCTGGTCCAGGACGAGACGGGCTACCGCAATCTGCTCAAGATCGTCTCGCGCGCGCATCTCGACAGCGCCGACCCCCATCAGCCGGCGACATCGCTGGATCGGCTGGCCGCCCATCACGCGGGACTGATCTGCCTGTCGGGCGGGATCGAGGGGCCGGTGGGCGAGGCAGTACTCGCGGGCGATCTTGCAGGCGCGGAAGCGCGGGCGAGGCGGCTCGCGGAACTCTTTCCCGGCCGCTTCTACATGGAGCTGCAGCGCCACGGGCTGGCGGCCGAGGCGCGCGCCGAGCCGCATTTCATCGCCTTCGCCTATGCCCACGACTGGCCGCTGGTTGCGACCAACCAGTGCTACTTTCCCGACCCCGGCATGTACGAGGCGCATGATGCCCTCCTGTGCATCAAGGAAGGCACGGTCGTGGCCGAAAGCGCGCGCCGGCGCGTCACCCGCGAGCACTGGTTCAAGAGCGGCGCGAAGATGGCGGCGCTGTTCGCCGATCTGCCGGAGGCCGTGCGGAACACGCTGGTGATCGCCCGGCGATGCGCCTTCCGGCCCCGTCCGCACAAGCCGATCCTGCCCCGATTCGAGAGCCCGGAGGGCCTGTCGGAGGAGGAGCTGCTGCGCCGGCGCGCGGAAAGCGGGCTGGAGAACCGTCTTGCCAGCCACGTCTTCCGTCCGGACGACGATGCAGCCACGCGCGAGCGCAAGGCGCGGCCCTACCGTGAGAGGCTCGCCTATGAGCTCGACGTCATCACCCGCATGGGTTTCGCCGGCTATTTCCTGATCGTCTCGGACTTCATCTCCTGGGCGAAGGAGCAGCGCATTCCCGTGGGGCCCGGGCGCGGATCGGGCGCGGGCTCGCTTGTCGCCTGGGCGCTCAGGATCACCGAGCTCGACCCCCTGCGCTTCTCGCTGCTGTTCGAGCGCTTCCTCAATCCCGAACGCGTGTCGATGCCGGATTTCGACATCGACTTCTGCCAGGAGCGGCGCGAGGAGGTGATCCGCTACGTGCAGAGCAAATACGGCGCCGACCGCGTCGCCCAGATCATCACCTTCGGAAAGCTCCAGGCGCGGGCCGTGCTGCGCGACGTGGGGCGGGTGCTGGAGCAGCCCTATCCGGTGACCGACCGGCTGTGCAAGCTGGTCCCCAACAATCCGGCCGATCCCAAGACCCTCGCCGAGGTGCTGGAGGAGGAGCCGAGGCTTGCCGAGGCGCGCCGCAGGGATCCACTCACCGACGCCGTGATCACCCGCGCCTTGAGGCTCGAGGGGCTCTATCGCCATGCCTCCACCCACGCCGCCGGGGTGGTGATCGGCGACCGGCCGCTCGACGAGCTGATCCCGCTCTACCGCGATCCCCGGGCGGACATGCCCGTCACCCAGTTCAACATGAAGTGGGTGGAGCAGGCGGGGCTGGTGAAGTTCGACTTCCTCGGGCTGAAGACGCTCACCGTGCTCCGCCGGGCCGCGGAATTCGTGGCGGGGACCCGGGGGGTGGAGGTCGATCTCGACCGCATCCCCCTAGATGATCCGGCGACCTTCGCCATGCTCGGCCGCGGCGAGACCGCGGGGGTGTTCCAGCTGGAATCGGCGGGCATGCGCCAGGTGCTGAAAGAACTCAAGCCCGACAAGTTCGAGGACATCATCGCCATCGTCGCCCTCTACCGGCCCGGGCCGATGGACAACATCCCCCTCTACGTGAACCGCAAGCACGGCCGCGAGCCCATCGACTATCCGCATCCGCTGCTCGAAGACGTGCTGAAGGAGACCTACGGCGTCATCATCTACCAGGAGCAGGTGATGCAGATCGCCCAGATCCTCGCCGGCTACACGCTGGGCGAGGCCGATCTGCTGCGCCGGGCGATGGGCAAGAAGATCAAGGCCGAGATGGACAGGCAGCGCTCGCGCTTCGTCGAGGGTGCGGCCGAGCGGGGCGTGGACCGGCAGAAGGCGGAAGAGATCTTCGAGCTCGTCGCCAAATTCGCCGGCTACGGCTTCAACAAGTCGCACGCCGCCGCCTACGCCCTCGTCGCCTATCAGACGGCCTACATGAAGGCCCACTTTCCCGAAGAGTTCATGGCCGCCTCGATGGCGCTCGATGTCGCCCACACCGACAAGCTTGCCGCCTTCGCCAAGGAGGTGAGGGCGATGCAGATCCCGCTTCTTGCGCCGGACATCAACCGCTCCCACGCCAATTTCGCGGTCGAGCGGCTGGGGGACGGGCGGCTCGCCATCCGCTATGCGCTCGCCGCCATCAAGGGCGTGGGCGAGAAGGCCATGGAGGCCGTGGTGGCCGCGCGCGAGAAGGGCGGGCCGTTCCGCTCGCTCGCGGACTTCGCCCGCCGGGTGGATCCGCAGCTTCTCAACCGCCGCCAGATCGAGCAGCTGGCCGCCGCCGGCGCCTTCGACGCGCTGGAGCCGGAGCGCGCGCGGGTGCATGCCGGAGCGGAGGCGATCATGCGCCTGGCCCAGGAGCGGGCGGAGGCCCGTGCGCGCGGTCAGTCCAGCCTGTTCGGCGAGGAAACGCTGGGCGGGGACGAGTTGCGTCTGCCGGAGGCGGAAGCCTGGTCCGTGCGCGAACGGCTCGCCAAGGAGCAGGAGGCGATCGGCTTCTATCTCTCGGAACATCCCCTGAGCGCCTATCGGGACGCGCTCGCACGGCTGCGGGTGCGCTCGTCGGTGGAGCTTGCGGATCCGGATGCCGGGTTCGCCGAAGGCCAGGTCGTCAAGCTCGCCGGCGTCATCGACGGCTACCATGAGCGGCGCGCGCGCCAGAGCGGCGACCGCTTCGGGGTGCTGCGGCTGTCGGACGCCGACGGCGGCTTCGAGGTGCTGGTGTTCCGCGAGCAGCTCGAGGTCGCGCGCCATCTGGTCGACCGCAACCTTCCGGTGCTGGTGGAGGCGGAGCTGCGGCGGCGCAACGGCGAGGAGGAGTGGCGGCTGCAGGCGCGCAGCCTTGCCGATCTCGACGCCGCGCTGGCGCGGATCGGCATGCGCGTGGTGGTGCGCCTCGCCGATCCGGCGGCCGCCGCGGTGCTCGCCCGGGCGCTGGAGCCCGCCCGCGGCGGACGCGGTCTCGTCGAGGCCGTCGTGCCGATCGGCGAGGGATGCGAGGCCGTGATCGAGCTCGGCCGCGGTTTCGAGATCAATCCCCTGCTGATCGGCGAGCTGGCGCGCCTGCCCGGCGTGCTGGCCGCCGGGGAGGCTTGA
- the lolD gene encoding lipoprotein-releasing system ATP-binding protein LolD, with translation MADPILIADHVAKGFRQAGRQITVLVDVSLELAAGEVVALTGPSGTGKSTFLHIAGLLERPDSGRVAIAGADMTQAGDGERTRARRGLIGFVYQFHHLLPEFTALENAAMPLRVAGRSRGEALAAARRVLERLGLAARLDHRPAALSGGEQQRVAIARALVHEPRVVLADEPTGNLDEHTAGEVMELFLAVARERGAAVLLATHNLELARRADRVLRLHEGRLEPLDAAV, from the coding sequence ATGGCCGATCCGATCCTCATCGCCGATCACGTCGCGAAAGGCTTCCGCCAGGCCGGCCGGCAGATCACCGTGCTGGTGGACGTCTCGCTCGAGCTGGCGGCTGGCGAGGTGGTGGCGCTGACCGGACCGTCGGGCACCGGCAAGTCCACCTTCCTGCATATCGCCGGATTGCTGGAGCGCCCCGATTCGGGCCGCGTCGCGATCGCCGGCGCCGACATGACGCAGGCGGGCGACGGGGAGCGCACCCGGGCGCGGCGCGGGCTCATCGGCTTCGTCTACCAGTTCCACCATCTGCTGCCGGAGTTCACGGCGCTCGAGAATGCGGCGATGCCGCTTCGCGTCGCCGGCCGGTCGCGGGGCGAGGCGCTCGCCGCCGCGCGGAGGGTTCTGGAGCGGCTGGGGCTGGCCGCGCGCCTCGATCACCGCCCGGCGGCGCTCTCGGGCGGGGAGCAGCAGCGGGTGGCGATCGCCCGTGCGCTGGTGCACGAGCCCCGGGTCGTGCTGGCCGACGAACCGACCGGGAATCTCGACGAGCACACGGCCGGGGAGGTGATGGAGCTGTTTCTCGCCGTCGCGCGCGAGCGGGGCGCCGCCGTGCTGCTCGCCACCCACAATCTGGAGCTCGCGCGGCGCGCCGACCGCGTGCTGCGCCTGCACGAGGGCAGGCTGGAGCCGCTTGACGCGGCGGTCTGA
- a CDS encoding ABC transporter permease, which translates to MGVEWELAWRYLKARRADGFISVIAGFALVGILLGVATLIIVMSVMNGFRAELIDKLLGFNGHAVVAPYAGEIPNYRELVAKIRKVPGVTRVTPYIHAQAMAIAGERAAGAFIRGLPDEALRPGALSGMEIVSGSLDELEYERTVILGEKLAQNLGVGPGDTVTLLLPRFVATPLGGVPRGIPFVVGAVVRLGIYDFDNLFIGMPLDEAQRLLGMKDAVTNIEIMTTDPAHVETVVPAIDALVRDVGAVVTWRDMNRSLVSALDVERHVMFLILTLIIFVAAFNIISSLIILVKDKARDIAILRTIGLARAAVVRVFVIAGGSLGAIGTGLGVVLGLVFCDHIAAIRAFLERLTGTQLWNPEVRFLSEIPALVDPVEVLVVVLVALGLSLVATLPPALRAARLDPVEVLRYE; encoded by the coding sequence ATGGGCGTGGAGTGGGAGCTGGCCTGGCGGTATCTCAAGGCCCGGCGTGCCGACGGCTTCATTTCCGTCATCGCCGGCTTCGCGCTCGTCGGGATCCTTCTCGGCGTGGCCACGCTCATCATCGTCATGAGCGTGATGAACGGCTTTCGGGCCGAGCTGATCGACAAGCTCCTCGGCTTCAACGGTCACGCGGTCGTGGCGCCCTATGCGGGGGAGATTCCGAACTATCGGGAGCTCGTCGCGAAGATCCGCAAGGTGCCGGGCGTCACCCGGGTGACCCCCTACATCCACGCCCAGGCCATGGCGATCGCGGGCGAGAGGGCGGCCGGCGCCTTCATCCGCGGCCTGCCGGACGAGGCGCTCCGGCCGGGCGCGCTCTCCGGCATGGAGATCGTGTCGGGAAGCCTCGACGAGCTCGAGTACGAGCGCACGGTGATCCTCGGCGAAAAGCTGGCGCAGAATCTCGGGGTGGGGCCGGGGGACACCGTCACGCTCTTGCTGCCGCGATTCGTCGCGACTCCCCTGGGCGGCGTCCCCCGGGGCATCCCCTTCGTCGTCGGCGCCGTCGTCCGGCTTGGCATCTACGACTTCGACAACCTCTTCATCGGCATGCCGCTGGATGAGGCCCAGCGTCTGCTCGGCATGAAGGATGCGGTGACGAACATCGAGATCATGACGACCGATCCCGCGCATGTGGAGACGGTGGTGCCGGCGATCGATGCCCTCGTGCGCGACGTGGGCGCCGTGGTGACCTGGCGCGACATGAACAGGAGTCTCGTCTCCGCCCTTGATGTCGAGCGGCACGTGATGTTCCTCATTCTTACGCTGATCATCTTCGTCGCCGCCTTCAACATCATCTCGAGCCTCATCATCCTCGTCAAAGACAAGGCGCGCGACATCGCGATCCTGCGCACCATCGGGCTTGCGCGGGCGGCGGTGGTGCGGGTGTTCGTGATCGCCGGCGGCAGCCTCGGCGCCATCGGCACCGGGCTCGGCGTCGTGCTGGGCCTCGTCTTCTGCGATCACATCGCCGCGATCCGCGCTTTTCTTGAACGGCTGACGGGCACGCAGCTGTGGAACCCGGAGGTGCGGTTCCTGAGTGAGATTCCGGCGCTCGTCGATCCGGTGGAGGTGCTGGTCGTCGTTCTCGTGGCACTCGGACTGTCGCTGGTCGCGACCCTGCCGCCGGCGCTGCGCGCGGCGCGGCTCGACCCCGTCGAGGTCCTGCGCTACGAGTGA
- the fljJ gene encoding flagellin, with protein sequence MAFSVNTNPAALSALQQLTRTTDQLNDTQERVNTGLRIRSAKDNAAVFAIAQNLRADFRGYDAVAQSLDRSISATDVALAASQAIGDLLLDLKERAVAAADAGLDAASRAALKQDFEQIRDQISTIIANASFNGTNLIDGGTDQVVAITTPDAQQTIVVQHENMSPGGAIITFGPSSTFNTASQAAALVTKIDQSIANLSDAQTRLGAGAKALQTQRDFTTIIQDTLQTGIGNLVDADLARESARLQALQVKQQLGLQALSIANSQPQAILRLFGG encoded by the coding sequence ATGGCGTTTTCGGTGAACACCAATCCGGCGGCGTTGAGCGCCCTGCAGCAGCTCACCCGCACGACGGACCAGCTCAACGACACGCAGGAGCGGGTGAACACGGGACTGAGGATCCGCTCGGCCAAGGACAACGCGGCGGTGTTCGCGATCGCGCAGAACCTCAGGGCCGATTTCCGCGGCTATGACGCGGTGGCGCAGAGCCTTGATCGTTCGATCAGCGCAACCGACGTGGCGCTCGCGGCCTCGCAGGCGATCGGCGATCTGCTGCTCGATCTCAAGGAGCGCGCGGTGGCGGCGGCCGACGCCGGTCTCGATGCGGCGAGCCGCGCGGCGCTGAAGCAGGATTTCGAGCAGATCCGCGACCAGATTTCGACGATCATCGCGAACGCCTCCTTCAACGGCACCAACCTGATCGACGGCGGCACCGACCAGGTGGTCGCGATCACCACCCCGGACGCGCAGCAGACGATCGTCGTCCAGCACGAGAACATGTCGCCGGGGGGTGCGATCATCACCTTCGGGCCCAGCTCCACCTTCAATACGGCATCCCAGGCCGCGGCGCTGGTGACCAAGATCGACCAGTCCATCGCGAACCTGAGCGATGCGCAGACGCGTCTCGGCGCGGGCGCCAAGGCGCTGCAGACACAGCGCGACTTCACGACCATCATTCAGGACACCCTGCAGACCGGCATCGGCAATCTCGTGGACGCGGACCTGGCCCGCGAAAGCGCCCGGCTGCAGGCCCTGCAGGTCAAGCAGCAGCTCGGATTGCAGGCGCTCAGCATCGCCAACAGCCAGCCGCAGGCGATCCTGCGCCTGTTCGGCGGATAA
- the fljJ gene encoding flagellin produces MAFSVNTNPGAFVALTQLNETNRQLAITQNRINTGLKVASAKDDAATFAIAQNLRADVAGFNAVSQSLDRSIAALDVALNASEAIADLLIKLRETAVAASDPGLDSLSRQALEDEFKQVLRQIDSIVQSASFNGTNLISAANSVAAIDENGQVVFSVAGADMTVSALGISSAFATATAAQSVVSELDGAISTVNATLSVLGAGRQRFELQKDFVGKVIDSLKIGIGNLVDADLAKESANLQALQVRQQLGLQALAIANQAPQTILSLFGGR; encoded by the coding sequence ATGGCTTTTTCCGTGAACACCAACCCGGGAGCGTTCGTGGCTTTGACGCAGTTGAACGAGACCAACCGTCAGCTCGCCATCACCCAGAACCGGATCAACACCGGTCTGAAGGTGGCGAGTGCCAAGGACGATGCCGCGACATTCGCGATCGCGCAGAACCTGCGTGCGGATGTCGCCGGCTTCAACGCGGTCTCGCAAAGCCTCGACCGATCGATCGCGGCGCTGGACGTGGCGCTGAATGCATCCGAGGCGATCGCCGATCTTCTGATCAAGCTCAGGGAGACGGCGGTGGCCGCATCGGACCCCGGCCTCGATTCCCTGTCGCGGCAGGCTCTCGAGGACGAATTCAAGCAGGTCCTGCGGCAGATCGACTCGATCGTGCAGAGCGCCTCGTTCAACGGCACCAACCTGATCAGTGCCGCCAACTCCGTCGCCGCCATCGACGAGAACGGCCAGGTGGTCTTCTCCGTGGCGGGTGCGGACATGACGGTCTCGGCGCTGGGCATTTCCAGCGCCTTCGCGACGGCGACCGCCGCACAGTCGGTGGTCTCGGAGCTGGATGGTGCCATCAGCACGGTGAACGCGACGCTTTCCGTGCTGGGTGCAGGCCGCCAGCGCTTCGAGCTGCAGAAGGACTTCGTCGGCAAGGTGATCGACAGCCTCAAGATCGGCATCGGCAATCTCGTCGATGCGGATCTGGCGAAGGAGAGCGCCAATCTGCAGGCGCTCCAGGTCCGGCAGCAGCTCGGGCTGCAGGCGCTGGCCATCGCCAACCAGGCGCCGCAGACGATCCTTTCGCTCTTCGGTGGCCGGTGA
- the argG gene encoding argininosuccinate synthase produces MPMASGAVRKVVLAYSGGLDTSVILKWLQVTYGCEVVAFTADLGQGAELEEARRKAEMLGVKEIFVEDLREEFVRDYVFPMFRANALYEGAYLLGTAIARPLIAKRQIEIAHATGADAVAHGATGKGNDQVRFELTYAALDPAIRVIAPWREWDLNSRAALIAFAEAHQIPVPKDKRGEAPFSVDANLLHTSSEGKALEDPDHEPEEYIYSRTRAPEEAPDTPQYVTLAFERGDPVAVDGEALSPARLLERLNELGREHGIGRIDLVENRFVGLKSRGVYETPGGTILLAAHRGIEQITLDRGAAHLKDELMPRYAELIYNGFWFSPEREMLQAAIDHSQRHVTGEVRLKLYKGSVSVVGRRSPHSLYARDLASFDEAGGYDQKDAEGFIRLHALRLKLLAARAKRTGA; encoded by the coding sequence ATGCCGATGGCCTCTGGCGCTGTGCGCAAGGTGGTGCTCGCCTACTCGGGCGGGCTCGACACCTCCGTGATCCTGAAGTGGCTCCAGGTGACCTACGGTTGCGAGGTGGTGGCGTTCACCGCCGACCTCGGCCAGGGCGCCGAGCTGGAAGAGGCCCGCCGCAAGGCGGAGATGCTCGGCGTGAAGGAGATCTTCGTCGAGGATCTGCGCGAGGAGTTCGTGCGCGACTATGTCTTCCCGATGTTTCGGGCGAACGCCCTGTACGAGGGCGCCTATCTGCTCGGCACGGCGATCGCGCGGCCGCTGATCGCCAAGCGCCAGATCGAGATCGCCCACGCGACCGGGGCCGATGCCGTGGCCCACGGGGCGACCGGCAAGGGCAACGACCAGGTGCGCTTCGAGCTGACCTATGCGGCCCTTGATCCTGCGATCCGCGTGATCGCGCCCTGGCGTGAATGGGATTTGAACTCCCGCGCCGCGCTGATCGCCTTCGCCGAGGCCCACCAGATCCCGGTGCCTAAGGACAAGCGCGGCGAGGCGCCATTTTCGGTGGACGCGAATCTGCTGCACACCTCGAGCGAGGGCAAGGCGCTGGAGGATCCGGACCACGAGCCGGAGGAGTACATCTACTCGCGCACCCGCGCGCCCGAGGAGGCGCCCGATACCCCGCAATATGTGACCCTCGCCTTCGAGCGGGGCGATCCCGTCGCCGTGGACGGCGAGGCGCTCTCGCCCGCACGGCTGCTGGAGCGGCTGAACGAGCTGGGGCGCGAGCACGGCATCGGCCGCATCGACCTCGTCGAGAACCGCTTCGTGGGGCTCAAGTCCCGCGGCGTCTACGAGACTCCGGGCGGCACGATCCTGCTCGCCGCCCACCGCGGCATCGAGCAGATCACGCTCGACCGCGGCGCGGCGCATCTCAAGGACGAGCTGATGCCGCGTTACGCCGAGCTCATATACAACGGCTTCTGGTTCAGCCCGGAGCGGGAGATGCTGCAGGCGGCGATCGATCACAGCCAGCGGCATGTCACCGGCGAGGTGCGGCTCAAGCTCTACAAGGGCTCGGTATCCGTCGTCGGCCGTCGCTCGCCGCATTCGCTCTACGCCAGGGATCTTGCGAGCTTCGACGAGGCGGGCGGCTACGACCAGAAGGACGCCGAAGGCTTCATCCGCCTCCACGCGCTCAGACTGAAGCTGCTCGCCGCACGCGCCAAGCGCACGGGGGCGTGA
- a CDS encoding glycosyl transferase family 1, producing MDVLSFTTLFPNPSRPRHGLFVARRLAALAALGVGLRVVAPVPRPVLHARLLRGYAVREEVAAETCWQGLPAVHPRYPMAPGFGLIQFRLLARAAAPTVDRLVAERRPRLIDAHYLYPDGVAAALLARRLGLPLVLTARGSDVNYILKLPGYRGRILRALERAAAIITVSQALKEALIAAGVDPARIVTIRNGVDTAFFRPGDRAAARAALGWPQQGPVLLAVGQLVALKRHRLLLPLLRALPEARLVIIGEGPLKPVLEAEAGAAGVGDRVALPGGWPPEHVALAYRGADVLLHPSEREGIPNVVLEALASGLPTVAAPVGGIPEILPPEPAGILVDPEDPAALAAAVRRVLAARPAPEMVRAAVAGLSWEACARQVHAVFARIAGR from the coding sequence ATGGACGTGCTCAGCTTCACGACCCTGTTTCCCAATCCCTCCCGCCCGCGGCACGGCTTGTTCGTGGCCCGGAGGCTCGCTGCGCTCGCCGCGCTCGGGGTCGGGCTTCGCGTGGTGGCGCCGGTGCCGCGGCCGGTGCTGCATGCCCGCCTGCTGCGCGGCTATGCGGTGCGCGAAGAGGTCGCCGCCGAGACATGCTGGCAGGGGTTGCCGGCCGTTCACCCCCGGTATCCCATGGCGCCGGGATTCGGCCTCATCCAGTTCCGGCTGCTGGCCCGGGCGGCGGCGCCCACCGTGGACCGGCTCGTGGCCGAGCGGCGCCCCCGCCTCATCGATGCCCACTATCTCTACCCGGACGGCGTGGCGGCCGCGTTGTTGGCCCGCCGCCTCGGCCTTCCCCTCGTGCTGACCGCCCGGGGCAGCGACGTCAATTACATCCTGAAGCTGCCAGGCTACCGCGGCCGGATCCTGCGCGCGCTGGAACGGGCCGCGGCCATCATCACCGTCTCGCAGGCACTCAAGGAGGCGCTCATCGCGGCCGGCGTGGACCCGGCCCGGATCGTCACGATTCGCAACGGCGTCGACACCGCCTTCTTTCGCCCCGGCGACCGCGCAGCGGCCCGCGCGGCACTCGGCTGGCCGCAGCAGGGCCCGGTCCTGCTGGCCGTCGGCCAACTGGTCGCCCTCAAGCGCCACCGCCTGCTCCTGCCGCTGCTCCGGGCCCTGCCCGAGGCGCGACTCGTGATCATCGGGGAGGGCCCGCTTAAGCCGGTGCTGGAGGCGGAGGCCGGGGCCGCCGGTGTGGGGGACCGGGTCGCGCTGCCGGGCGGCTGGCCGCCGGAACACGTCGCGCTCGCCTACCGGGGGGCGGATGTGCTTCTGCACCCTTCCGAACGCGAAGGGATCCCGAACGTCGTCCTCGAAGCGCTGGCAAGCGGCTTGCCTACGGTCGCCGCACCCGTGGGCGGCATTCCGGAAATCCTGCCGCCCGAGCCTGCGGGCATCCTGGTCGATCCCGAGGATCCGGCCGCGCTGGCGGCGGCGGTGCGGCGCGTGCTCGCCGCCCGGCCCGCACCCGAGATGGTGCGTGCGGCAGTGGCGGGATTGTCCTGGGAGGCCTGCGCCCGGCAGGTGCACGCCGTGTTCGCGCGGATCGCGGGCCGCTGA
- the ispH gene encoding 4-hydroxy-3-methylbut-2-enyl diphosphate reductase, whose amino-acid sequence MTTASPTKPPLKIMLAAPRGFCAGVDRAIKIVELALERFGRPVYVRHEIVHNRHVVEELEAKGAVFVEELDEVPDNAPVVFSAHGVPKSVPAEAQRRQMLYIDATCPLVSKVHREVERHFANGRHILMIGHAGHPEVIGTMGQVPPGSITLIESAEDAETIEVEDPDNLAFVTQTTLSVEDTAEVVEILKRRFPNIAGPRKEDICYATTNRQAAVKAIAPHVDRMLVIGAPNSSNSRRLVEVAEKAGAPARLVQKASEIDWSWLAGAKVVGITAGASAPEILVQDVIAALRERYTVTFDEIETAREHVTFKLPAELREDAA is encoded by the coding sequence ATGACCACGGCGAGCCCGACGAAACCGCCCCTCAAGATCATGCTGGCCGCCCCGCGCGGCTTCTGCGCCGGGGTGGACCGCGCCATCAAGATCGTCGAGCTTGCGCTCGAGCGCTTCGGCCGCCCCGTCTATGTGCGCCACGAGATCGTCCACAACCGCCATGTGGTCGAGGAGCTGGAGGCCAAGGGGGCCGTCTTCGTCGAGGAGCTCGACGAGGTGCCCGACAATGCGCCGGTCGTCTTCTCGGCCCATGGGGTGCCGAAGTCGGTCCCGGCCGAGGCCCAGCGCCGTCAGATGCTCTACATCGATGCCACCTGCCCGCTGGTGTCCAAGGTCCACCGGGAGGTGGAGCGGCACTTCGCCAACGGCCGCCACATCCTGATGATCGGTCATGCGGGCCATCCCGAGGTCATCGGCACCATGGGGCAGGTGCCGCCCGGCAGCATCACGCTGATCGAATCGGCGGAGGATGCCGAGACCATCGAGGTGGAGGATCCCGACAATCTCGCCTTCGTCACCCAGACGACGCTGTCGGTGGAGGACACGGCGGAGGTGGTGGAGATCTTGAAGCGCCGGTTCCCCAACATCGCCGGCCCGCGCAAGGAGGACATCTGCTACGCCACCACCAACCGCCAGGCGGCCGTCAAGGCCATTGCGCCGCATGTCGACCGCATGCTGGTGATCGGCGCACCGAACTCCTCGAACTCGCGCCGGCTGGTGGAGGTGGCGGAGAAGGCGGGTGCGCCCGCGCGGCTGGTGCAGAAGGCGTCGGAGATCGACTGGTCCTGGCTGGCGGGCGCCAAGGTCGTCGGAATCACGGCGGGCGCCTCGGCTCCCGAGATCCTCGTGCAGGACGTCATCGCCGCGCTGCGCGAGCGGTACACGGTGACCTTCGATGAAATCGAGACCGCGCGCGAGCACGTCACCTTCAAGCTCCCTGCCGAGTTGCGCGAGGATGCCGCCTGA